The region GTCATCGAAGCCGTTGTCACCGAGGTGTCGGACGAAGCTCGCCGCCAGCTTGGGCTGGACTGGAGCTGGCTGCGCACCCCGGATTCTGCGCAGAACCGAGCCTTTGGCGGAAGCTTCGACACGGTGCAGGGGCTTCTCAAGGTAACCATCAAGACACCGTATGACACACTTCTTGCCAGTCTGAAAGAACTGGTGGACTCAGGCAAGGCGCAGATTCGCGCCAACCCACGGCTCACGGTTCTAGACGGGCAGAGCGCCGACATCTTCGTCGGGGAAGACCGCTATTTCAAAATCGTAACGGGCAGCGAGGCGGCACCCTTCACGCGGCTCGAGGCGATCAACGTGGGCGTGAGCCTGCGGATCACCCCGAGGGTCGCCCGCACCGGCGACATCACTCTGGCGGTTCAGCCTACGGTTACCGACGTCACCGGGCAGGTGGGCGACGACCTCCCGGTGGTGAGCCGCCGCCAGCTTTCGACCACGGTTCGGGTGAAGGACGGCGAGACCTTGGTTCTCGGGGGGCTGGTCGAAGAAAGCCGGCAGAGCGTTACGAGCAAGGTCCCCGTGTTGGGTGACCTTCCGGTGATCCGTTACCTTTTCTCGACGTCCCGCGACCAGACGACCAAGTCCGAGGTCGTGGTCTTCATCACTCCCCGGCTCGTGTCTACGGCCCGGTAGGGCGGCGCTCCCGGGGAGGAGTGGCGCCACCGCAGCAAGGGGAGGCGCGCAGAGGGCTAAGAGGAGGATTTGCGTGGTGTTGAGAGACGTACCAACGGTTGTTGGCCGTGCACGGTGGTCTGTCCGGAGATCCCCTTGGGTGAGCCGGTACCTCGCCAAGACCCTGGCGGTGCTGATGGTCGCGGCAAGCGTGAACGTCAGTACCGCTTCCGCCAGCGCGGCTCCGCCGATGGCCCTCATCCCCGACGTGACGGCTGCCTCAGGGGAACTCGATGCGATGCTCCTCAACCCAGCGGCGGCCACGGGGCTGAAGGAGAGCTCACTGATCATCAAGGTGACCGAGGAGCCGCTAGAATCGGGCGGCAGCAAGCGGGAATACATGCTGGCCGTTGTGGACCCGGGTGGAACCCTCGCCGGCGGTCTCACGGGGTCACTGAAACTTGCCCCAGGCGAAGCGCTAGAGTGGCGCGCAACTTACACCATTGCCGGCAAGCTGGGACCGGCGGCGCTGGGGGTTCGGGGAACCTGGACGGGTATCGACGCGCCAGGGCCGGGGGTTGTCAGTAGGTGGGCAGCCGACGTCGGGGTCAGTGGTCGCTTGGGGCCTTCCCTTTGGTTTGGCATGGCTGCTTCGAACCTCTGGATAGGCGGCCCGTCCCCAGGAGCCCCTCGGATTGCGGGACGCGTGAGCCTTACACTGGCCCCGCCTTCGAAGCCGGTTTACCTGCTCTCGGTAGGGCTTTCCGACGAGGATCTTCAGGAGGCGAATGGAAGGGTGTTTGACGCAGGCCTACTGGTTCCGCTCGGCAGGTACATTCGGCTGGTGGGCCGCTACGAGCAGGGGCTGGAAGACGGTATGGCCGTTAGGTGGGCTGCGGGTATGAGCGTCGACGTAACGATGTTTCGGCTCGACGCTGGATACCGCTCGGATGGTGCCTACCTCGTGGGTATCCGAAGCACCATTTAGCCAGGTGGCGGAACTCGCGGTGAATAGTAACCCGAAGAACCTGAATCACAGCAACAGCCGCCGTGGGTGGATGCCGTAAGGGTCCAGCCCTGGTAGTCACCGGCTCGGCCCTCGTGGCGCGAGCGCAACGGCCCCGGTTCTCGGGTCGTTGTGGGCGCTATGGGATCCTGAAAGGTGCGCTTGCCACGACAAGATGGCGGGCGCGTGCGTGGTGCGGACAACCGCGGCCCCGATCCCTCGT is a window of Bacillota bacterium DNA encoding:
- a CDS encoding secretin N-terminal domain-containing protein; translation: MKGIKSAMVMAVWMLSMALLAQRGFAEDPAPGSQMQQLETRSTEAPRVSNVFVETFITQALQDIGLQAGVNILVDSSVQGFVTLELKDAPLEQALRLVLAPGGYTYVKLDDKTYMVGKADKTSPIFHVLTKTERVRLNYVTADEARRLLAEYYNPYVRFDADTNTVVITAAPDLLDRIKADIARVDQPPPQVVIEAVVTEVSDEARRQLGLDWSWLRTPDSAQNRAFGGSFDTVQGLLKVTIKTPYDTLLASLKELVDSGKAQIRANPRLTVLDGQSADIFVGEDRYFKIVTGSEAAPFTRLEAINVGVSLRITPRVARTGDITLAVQPTVTDVTGQVGDDLPVVSRRQLSTTVRVKDGETLVLGGLVEESRQSVTSKVPVLGDLPVIRYLFSTSRDQTTKSEVVVFITPRLVSTAR